One genomic window of Cupriavidus oxalaticus includes the following:
- a CDS encoding M48 family metallopeptidase: MLRPQQCVQRPIRVRLVRALALAAALLAWSGMPAQAQETESGGISIQRGGSAVRNIVPAEAIEQQAAQEYEQLKQEAIAKRALAGDDNPQLRRLRAIGKRLLPQTVRWNERARNWPWEINLIGSKQVNAFCMPGGKIAVYTGLLDQLKLTDDEVAMVMGHEIAHALQEHARERAAKSEITNLGANVISQLFGFGNLGNMALGTGAHLLTLRFSRADETEADLIGMDIAARAGFDPRAAVSLWQKMGKVSQSGTDFLSTHPSGRSRIADLEKHMPEVLPLYARAINTPVDRLPPYRANMAGLGDAPVDAGDDDRSKPLKR, from the coding sequence ATGCTCCGCCCCCAGCAATGTGTCCAGCGTCCGATTCGTGTCCGGCTCGTCCGCGCGCTCGCGCTGGCGGCGGCGTTGCTGGCCTGGTCCGGCATGCCCGCCCAGGCGCAGGAAACCGAATCCGGAGGCATCAGCATCCAGCGCGGCGGCTCGGCGGTGCGCAATATCGTGCCCGCCGAGGCGATCGAGCAGCAGGCCGCGCAGGAGTACGAGCAGCTCAAGCAGGAAGCCATCGCCAAGCGCGCGCTGGCCGGCGACGACAACCCGCAGCTCAGGCGCCTGCGCGCGATCGGCAAGCGGCTTCTGCCGCAGACCGTGCGCTGGAACGAGCGCGCGCGCAACTGGCCGTGGGAGATCAACCTGATCGGCTCGAAGCAGGTCAACGCGTTCTGCATGCCGGGTGGCAAGATCGCCGTCTACACCGGCCTGCTTGACCAGCTCAAGCTGACCGACGACGAGGTCGCGATGGTGATGGGGCACGAGATCGCGCACGCGCTGCAGGAGCATGCGCGCGAGCGCGCCGCCAAGTCCGAGATCACCAACCTCGGCGCCAACGTCATTTCGCAGCTGTTCGGCTTCGGCAACCTGGGCAACATGGCGCTCGGCACCGGGGCGCACCTGCTGACACTGCGCTTCTCGCGAGCCGACGAGACCGAGGCCGACCTGATCGGCATGGATATCGCCGCGCGCGCCGGCTTCGATCCGCGCGCCGCGGTGTCGCTGTGGCAGAAGATGGGCAAAGTGTCGCAGTCGGGCACTGATTTTTTGTCGACGCACCCGTCCGGGCGCAGCCGCATTGCCGACCTGGAAAAGCACATGCCCGAGGTGCTGCCACTCTACGCACGCGCGATCAACACCCCGGTCGACAGGCTGCCACCGTACCGCGCCAATATGGCGGGACTGGGCGATGCGCCGGTCGACGCGGGCGACGACGACAGAAGCAAGCCGCTGAAGCGCTAG
- a CDS encoding S8 family peptidase has protein sequence MSLNRMSPSEQRAAYMLIFAGSEAEPDRFTSDLPVSSEVWLLYASGESFEVPRGLLLTPHHAAGIAALRTAVLRRLPALAEPAAAGQRFLAANESHLLAQIDFFDMLRLLPLTAWWHREVRLPMASASWSTAARHALERSLTGDAFVRWLGESVLAHVSSETAIARFKDIGYTASRTRFGGIPAPAGQALGRLVNVAAQYVALTLLGLDDDSFPPGGLTRRIGQASRQVLETLWACLQDDHAAPPDADAADAAKVAAVAPLWRISVNRPAEHAVFSSRKTVKADAAIRVFDTGGQGVRWAVIDSGIDARHPAFFDPARLEGALPVSDGLIAPRLSRVVRTLDFTRLSAITSGRLPPMPKGKRGPGEAELRERIAAIADDLANGRIIDWSVIEPLLEISQEDLAQYVPPGGSHGTHVAGIIGAGWPSSAYLARPEPMPLPPELAESGDVSGICPRIELLDLRIFDAQGRGDEFGILGALQYVRWLNQSRDRQYVHGVNLSVALRHDVRTYACGSTPVCVECDRLVANGVIVVAAAGNYGYDEQYAAAHMGAGFRGQTITDPGNARTVITVGATHRTDPYRYGISYFSSHGPTGDGRIKPDLVAPGEKITSTVPGGTLASMDGTSMAAPHVSGVAALLLSRNNELMGQPETVKAILCDAATDLGRERAFQGAGLVDALRALQRV, from the coding sequence ATGAGCCTGAACCGCATGAGCCCGTCGGAGCAACGGGCCGCCTATATGCTGATCTTCGCGGGCAGCGAGGCCGAGCCCGACCGCTTCACCAGCGACCTGCCGGTCAGCTCCGAAGTCTGGCTGCTGTATGCGTCGGGAGAATCGTTCGAGGTGCCGCGCGGGCTGTTGCTGACCCCGCACCACGCCGCGGGCATTGCCGCCCTGCGCACCGCGGTGCTGCGCCGCCTGCCGGCGCTGGCCGAGCCGGCGGCGGCAGGCCAGCGCTTCCTGGCGGCAAATGAATCGCACCTGCTCGCGCAGATCGATTTCTTCGACATGCTCAGGCTGCTGCCGCTGACGGCATGGTGGCACCGGGAGGTACGGCTGCCGATGGCCAGCGCCAGCTGGTCAACCGCCGCGCGCCACGCGCTCGAGCGCAGCCTCACCGGCGACGCCTTCGTGCGCTGGCTGGGCGAGTCGGTGCTGGCCCATGTGTCCAGCGAGACAGCCATTGCGAGGTTCAAGGACATCGGCTACACCGCTTCCCGGACGCGCTTCGGCGGCATCCCGGCGCCGGCCGGCCAGGCGCTGGGACGGCTGGTCAATGTCGCCGCGCAGTATGTTGCCCTGACCTTGCTGGGACTGGACGACGACAGCTTCCCGCCCGGCGGCCTGACCCGGCGCATCGGGCAGGCGAGCCGGCAGGTGCTTGAAACGCTATGGGCCTGCCTGCAGGACGACCATGCGGCGCCGCCGGATGCCGATGCCGCGGATGCGGCGAAGGTGGCCGCAGTGGCGCCGCTGTGGCGCATCTCGGTCAACCGGCCGGCAGAGCACGCGGTGTTTTCGTCGCGCAAGACCGTGAAGGCGGATGCGGCGATCCGCGTGTTCGATACCGGCGGGCAGGGCGTGCGCTGGGCGGTGATCGACTCCGGCATCGATGCGCGCCATCCGGCGTTCTTCGATCCCGCCAGGCTGGAGGGAGCGCTGCCGGTCAGCGACGGCCTGATCGCACCGCGTCTGTCGCGCGTGGTCAGGACGCTGGATTTCACCCGCCTGTCGGCGATCACCAGCGGCCGCCTGCCGCCCATGCCCAAGGGCAAGCGCGGCCCCGGCGAGGCCGAGCTCAGGGAGCGCATTGCGGCGATCGCCGACGACCTCGCCAACGGCCGCATCATCGACTGGTCCGTGATCGAGCCTTTGCTGGAAATCAGCCAGGAAGACCTGGCGCAATACGTGCCGCCGGGCGGCAGCCACGGCACGCACGTGGCCGGCATCATCGGCGCCGGCTGGCCGTCTTCGGCCTACCTGGCGCGGCCGGAGCCCATGCCGCTGCCGCCCGAGCTTGCCGAAAGCGGCGATGTCAGCGGCATCTGCCCGCGTATCGAGCTGCTCGACCTGCGCATTTTCGATGCGCAGGGCAGGGGCGATGAGTTCGGCATCCTGGGCGCGCTGCAATATGTGCGCTGGCTCAACCAGAGCCGCGACCGGCAATATGTGCACGGCGTCAACCTCAGCGTGGCGCTGCGCCATGACGTGCGCACCTACGCCTGCGGCAGCACGCCGGTGTGCGTCGAATGCGACCGGCTGGTGGCCAACGGCGTGATCGTGGTGGCGGCGGCCGGCAACTATGGCTATGACGAGCAATATGCGGCCGCGCACATGGGCGCGGGCTTTCGCGGCCAGACCATTACCGATCCTGGCAATGCGCGCACCGTGATCACGGTGGGAGCGACCCATCGTACCGATCCCTACCGGTACGGCATCTCTTATTTCTCCAGCCACGGTCCCACCGGCGATGGCCGCATCAAGCCCGACCTCGTGGCACCCGGGGAGAAGATTACCTCCACCGTGCCCGGCGGCACGCTGGCGTCGATGGATGGCACCAGCATGGCCGCGCCGCATGTGTCCGGCGTGGCCGCGCTGCTGCTGTCGCGCAACAATGAGCTGATGGGCCAGCCCGAGACCGTCAAGGCCATCCTGTGCGACGCGGCCACGGATCTTGGGCGCGAGCGCGCATTCCAGGGGGCCGGGCTGGTGGATGCGTTGCGGGCGCTGCAGCGCGTGTAG
- the argC gene encoding N-acetyl-gamma-glutamyl-phosphate reductase, producing MVFKVFVDGQEGTTGLRLLDYLSGRSDVELLRIADDKRKDPAERARFLNTADVAFLCLPDVASREAVSLVTNPNTCVIDASTAFRTADNWAYGLPELVRGQREKIRASKRIAVPGCHASAFVLAVRPLVDAGVLPRDYPVTAFSLTGYSGGGKKMIADFEAGGNPKLHSPRPYALALQHKHLPEMRVQGGLSSDPIFNPIVGNFLKGLAVTVPVFGERLARKVSPEQIVDIYRKHYEGEQFVRVMPYNSEDNLDDGFFDVQANNDTNRVDLFVFGTPERLNLVARLDNLGKGAAGAAVQCMNVHVGADEATGLQA from the coding sequence ATGGTTTTCAAAGTGTTCGTCGATGGTCAGGAAGGCACGACCGGTCTCCGGCTGCTTGACTATCTTTCCGGTCGTTCCGACGTGGAACTGCTGCGCATTGCCGATGACAAGCGCAAGGACCCGGCCGAGCGAGCACGCTTCCTGAACACCGCCGACGTCGCCTTCCTGTGCCTGCCCGACGTGGCCTCGCGCGAGGCGGTGTCGCTGGTGACCAACCCGAATACCTGCGTGATCGACGCCAGCACGGCGTTCCGTACCGCCGACAACTGGGCCTATGGCCTGCCGGAACTGGTGCGCGGCCAGCGCGAGAAGATCCGTGCCAGCAAGCGCATCGCCGTGCCGGGCTGCCACGCCAGCGCCTTCGTGCTGGCGGTGCGGCCGCTGGTCGATGCCGGCGTGCTGCCGCGCGACTACCCGGTGACGGCGTTCTCGCTGACCGGCTACAGCGGCGGCGGCAAGAAGATGATTGCCGACTTTGAAGCCGGCGGTAACCCGAAGCTGCACAGCCCGCGCCCGTACGCGCTGGCGCTGCAGCACAAACACCTGCCCGAGATGCGCGTGCAGGGCGGCCTGTCGTCGGACCCGATCTTCAACCCGATCGTCGGCAACTTCCTGAAGGGCCTGGCGGTGACGGTGCCGGTGTTCGGCGAGCGCCTGGCGCGCAAGGTGAGCCCGGAGCAGATCGTCGACATCTACCGCAAGCACTATGAAGGCGAGCAGTTCGTGCGCGTGATGCCGTACAACAGCGAGGACAACCTCGACGACGGTTTCTTCGACGTGCAGGCCAACAACGACACCAACCGTGTCGACCTGTTCGTGTTCGGCACCCCCGAGCGCCTGAACCTGGTCGCGCGCCTGGACAACCTGGGCAAGGGTGCGGCCGGCGCGGCGGTGCAATGCATGAACGTGCATGTCGGTGCCGACGAGGCCACGGGGCTGCAGGCCTGA
- a CDS encoding exodeoxyribonuclease III: protein MLRIISANLNGIRSASKKGFFDWMGKQDADMVCVQELKAQAADMTEAFLAPHGYHGYFHYAEKKGYSGVGLYTRHKPERIITGFGNAEFDGEGRYVEVQYPHLAVISVYVPSGSSGEERQLAKFRFMEAFLPHLLQLKASGREIVLCGDVNIAHKEIDIKNWKGNLKNSGFLPEERAWIGELFDVHGYVDVFRKLDPRPDQYTWWSNRGQAYAKNVGWRIDYHLATPKIADTAQLCSIYKDEKFSDHAPLSIDYDYPL from the coding sequence ATGTTACGGATTATCAGCGCCAACCTCAACGGCATCCGCTCCGCGTCCAAGAAGGGCTTTTTCGACTGGATGGGCAAGCAGGACGCGGACATGGTCTGCGTGCAGGAACTGAAGGCACAGGCCGCAGACATGACCGAAGCGTTCCTGGCGCCACACGGTTACCACGGCTACTTCCACTATGCGGAGAAGAAGGGCTACAGCGGCGTGGGCCTGTACACGCGGCACAAGCCTGAGCGGATCATCACCGGTTTCGGCAACGCCGAGTTCGACGGCGAAGGCCGCTATGTGGAAGTGCAGTATCCGCACCTTGCGGTGATCTCGGTGTACGTGCCTTCCGGTTCCAGCGGCGAGGAACGCCAGCTGGCCAAGTTCCGCTTCATGGAGGCTTTCCTGCCCCACCTGCTGCAGCTGAAGGCCAGCGGGCGCGAGATCGTTCTGTGCGGCGACGTCAACATCGCGCACAAGGAAATCGATATCAAGAACTGGAAGGGCAACCTGAAAAACTCGGGCTTCCTGCCGGAAGAACGCGCCTGGATCGGCGAGTTGTTCGACGTCCATGGCTACGTCGATGTGTTCCGCAAGCTCGATCCTCGCCCGGACCAGTACACGTGGTGGAGCAACCGCGGCCAGGCATACGCCAAGAACGTGGGGTGGCGCATCGATTACCACCTGGCAACGCCGAAGATCGCCGACACGGCGCAGCTGTGCTCGATCTACAAGGACGAGAAGTTCAGCGACCACGCGCCGTTGTCGATCGATTACGACTATCCGCTCTGA
- the pyrE gene encoding orotate phosphoribosyltransferase produces the protein MTQQNTPAALPEGMQGTDLSQTFIRFALDAGVLSFGEFVTKAGRKSPYFFNAGLFNQGAMLGEVAQFYAKTLLASGVQFDVLFGPAYKGITLASATAVALAGMGRDVGFAYNRKEAKDHGEGGTLVGAKLQGKVVIVDDVISAGTSVRESVNLIRAAGAEPAAVLIALDRMEKSGTADQVGTHSAVQDVQREFGIPVIAIASLKDLLAYLDASQDQSLAASREAVSAYRQRYGV, from the coding sequence ATGACGCAGCAGAACACGCCGGCCGCCTTGCCCGAGGGCATGCAGGGCACCGACCTGAGCCAGACCTTTATCCGCTTTGCGCTCGACGCCGGCGTCCTGTCGTTTGGTGAATTTGTCACCAAGGCCGGCCGCAAGTCGCCCTACTTCTTCAATGCCGGGCTGTTCAACCAGGGCGCGATGCTCGGCGAGGTGGCGCAATTTTATGCGAAAACCCTGCTGGCCTCGGGCGTGCAGTTCGACGTGCTGTTCGGGCCGGCCTACAAGGGCATCACGCTGGCCTCGGCGACGGCGGTGGCGCTGGCCGGCATGGGACGTGACGTCGGCTTCGCCTACAACCGCAAGGAAGCCAAGGACCATGGCGAAGGCGGCACGCTGGTTGGCGCCAAACTGCAGGGCAAGGTCGTCATCGTCGACGACGTCATTTCCGCCGGCACCTCGGTGCGTGAATCGGTCAACCTGATCCGCGCCGCCGGCGCCGAGCCGGCCGCCGTGCTGATCGCGCTGGACCGCATGGAAAAGAGCGGGACCGCCGACCAGGTTGGCACGCATTCGGCCGTGCAGGACGTGCAGCGCGAATTCGGCATCCCCGTGATCGCGATCGCCAGCCTGAAGGACCTGCTGGCCTATCTCGACGCGTCGCAGGACCAGTCGCTGGCTGCTTCGCGCGAGGCCGTGTCGGCGTATCGGCAGCGCTACGGCGTCTGA
- a CDS encoding patatin-like phospholipase family protein, translating into MAAKERQERAGRQPAAAAAKEAESETAKTNGNGDSLAERGAQVRPRKPVRQDAKAPDRPAHEAYAVRALVLQGGGALGAYQAGVYQGLAEGGIYPNWVAGISIGALNAAVIAGNPPERRIEQLRAFWEHICAQPWLPSLSPTWLTDGAESWPEPLRVWFDGLHATRAMVEGQRGFFQPRSWVELMMRYAEPGRASFYDTSPLKATLERFADFDLINHRPELMRVSVGAVNVRTGNFAYFDNTRDKLCPEHFMASGALPPGFPAVEIDGEYYWDGGLVSNTPLAEVLTAQPRRDALIFQVDLWSARGKLPHDLIDVAEREKEIRYSSRTRAITDYMREQQNMRRMLNEVMALVPQSKRNSEWYRRAAEQACDARRNVIQLIYRDKSFENMAKDYQFGLLTMNEHWTSGLDDIRQTLRHPHWLAMPSREHPFVTHDVHRGNGG; encoded by the coding sequence GTGGCGGCGAAAGAGCGGCAGGAACGGGCAGGGCGGCAGCCGGCAGCGGCGGCAGCGAAGGAAGCGGAAAGCGAAACAGCCAAGACCAACGGCAACGGCGATTCGCTGGCCGAGCGCGGCGCGCAGGTGCGTCCGCGCAAGCCGGTGCGCCAGGACGCCAAGGCGCCCGACAGGCCCGCGCATGAAGCCTATGCCGTGCGCGCACTGGTGCTGCAGGGCGGTGGCGCGCTCGGTGCCTACCAGGCCGGCGTGTACCAGGGCCTGGCCGAAGGCGGGATCTACCCGAACTGGGTCGCCGGTATTTCCATCGGCGCGCTCAATGCCGCGGTGATTGCCGGCAATCCGCCCGAGCGCCGCATCGAACAGCTGCGCGCGTTCTGGGAACACATCTGCGCGCAGCCGTGGCTGCCCAGCCTGTCGCCCACCTGGCTGACCGACGGCGCCGAGAGCTGGCCCGAGCCGCTGCGCGTCTGGTTCGACGGCCTGCATGCCACGCGCGCCATGGTCGAAGGCCAGCGCGGCTTCTTCCAGCCGCGCAGCTGGGTGGAGCTGATGATGCGCTATGCCGAACCCGGCCGCGCCAGTTTCTACGACACCTCGCCGCTGAAGGCCACGCTGGAGCGCTTCGCTGACTTCGACCTGATCAACCATCGCCCCGAGCTGATGCGGGTCTCGGTGGGCGCGGTCAATGTGCGCACGGGCAATTTCGCCTATTTCGACAACACCCGCGACAAGCTCTGCCCCGAGCATTTCATGGCCTCGGGTGCGCTGCCGCCGGGTTTCCCGGCGGTGGAGATCGACGGCGAGTACTACTGGGACGGCGGTCTCGTGTCCAACACCCCGCTGGCCGAGGTGCTGACCGCGCAGCCGCGGCGCGACGCGCTGATCTTCCAGGTCGACCTGTGGAGCGCGCGCGGCAAGCTGCCGCATGACCTGATCGATGTTGCCGAGCGCGAGAAGGAGATCCGCTATTCCAGCCGCACCCGCGCCATTACGGACTACATGCGCGAGCAGCAGAACATGCGCCGCATGCTCAACGAGGTGATGGCGCTGGTGCCGCAATCCAAGCGCAACAGCGAGTGGTACCGCCGCGCCGCCGAACAGGCCTGCGACGCGCGCCGTAACGTGATCCAGCTGATCTACCGCGACAAATCGTTTGAGAACATGGCCAAGGACTACCAGTTCGGCCTGCTGACCATGAACGAGCACTGGACCAGCGGCCTGGACGATATCCGCCAGACGCTGCGCCATCCGCACTGGCTGGCGATGCCCAGCCGCGAGCACCCGTTCGTCACGCACGACGTGCATCGCGGGAATGGTGGCTGA
- a CDS encoding polyphosphate kinase 2 family protein — translation MPLDDFRITTGKRFRLADFPPGSKPLSRGGKAEDLALIAELSEGLDAKQDIFYAEHRRKLLVVLQGMDTSGKDGTVRGVFRSFDPLGIRVVGFKAPTPNELARDYLWRIHLQVPRAGEIVVFNRSHYEDVLVTRVHGWIDNAETERRFRQIRDFEAMLTETGTTIVKCFLHISRDEQKARLEARLADPEKHWKFDTTDLAERKHWKAYMDAYEAAIMATSTQECPWYVVPADSKTHRNLMVAEILTRVFEDLKPAYPPTKPELANIKVE, via the coding sequence ATGCCGCTGGACGATTTCCGCATCACGACGGGCAAGCGATTCCGCCTTGCCGATTTCCCTCCCGGCAGCAAGCCGCTGTCGCGCGGCGGCAAGGCCGAGGACCTGGCCCTGATTGCCGAACTGAGCGAGGGCCTGGACGCTAAGCAGGACATCTTCTACGCCGAACACCGCCGCAAGCTGCTGGTCGTGCTGCAGGGCATGGACACCAGCGGCAAGGACGGCACCGTGCGCGGCGTGTTCCGCAGCTTCGATCCTCTGGGCATCCGCGTGGTCGGCTTCAAGGCGCCCACGCCCAATGAACTGGCGCGCGACTACCTGTGGCGCATTCACCTGCAGGTGCCCAGGGCCGGCGAGATCGTGGTGTTCAACCGCAGCCACTATGAAGACGTGCTGGTCACGCGCGTGCACGGCTGGATCGACAATGCCGAAACCGAACGGCGCTTCCGCCAGATCCGGGATTTCGAGGCAATGCTGACCGAGACCGGCACCACCATCGTCAAATGCTTCCTGCATATTTCGCGCGACGAGCAGAAGGCGCGGCTGGAGGCGCGGCTGGCAGACCCGGAAAAACACTGGAAATTCGACACCACCGACCTCGCCGAGCGCAAGCACTGGAAGGCCTACATGGATGCGTACGAGGCCGCGATCATGGCGACCAGCACGCAGGAATGCCCGTGGTACGTGGTGCCGGCCGATTCCAAGACGCACCGCAACCTGATGGTGGCGGAGATCCTGACGCGGGTGTTCGAAGACCTGAAGCCCGCCTACCCGCCGACCAAGCCGGAACTGGCGAACATCAAGGTCGAATAG
- the dapF gene encoding diaminopimelate epimerase, with the protein MKLQFTKMHGAGNDFVVLDGIHQQIDLTPAQWRALASRHFGVGADQMLVVEKPSRGDVDFRYRIFNADGSEVEHCGNGARCFVRFVSDKGMTDKRSVRVEVMKGVITLTLQDDGQVTVDMGAPELEPAQVPFRAEGLPTRAEGVDTVYGLEVNGRTAWISAVSMGNPHAVQVVDDVEDFPVLQDGPVIEQHATFPNRVNAGFMQVQDRNTIRLRVYERGAGETLACGTGACAAVVAGIRRGLLDSPVKVHTHGGDLTIAWDGGTEPVRMTGPATTVFEGTIDLAALPA; encoded by the coding sequence ATGAAACTCCAGTTCACCAAGATGCATGGCGCCGGCAACGACTTTGTCGTGCTCGACGGCATCCACCAGCAGATCGACCTGACGCCCGCGCAATGGCGCGCGCTCGCCAGCCGGCATTTCGGCGTGGGCGCCGACCAGATGCTGGTGGTCGAAAAACCGTCGCGCGGCGATGTCGACTTCCGCTATCGCATCTTCAATGCCGACGGCAGCGAGGTCGAGCACTGCGGCAACGGCGCGCGCTGCTTCGTGCGTTTTGTCAGCGACAAGGGCATGACCGACAAGCGCTCGGTGCGCGTGGAGGTGATGAAGGGCGTGATCACGCTGACGCTGCAGGACGACGGCCAGGTCACCGTGGACATGGGCGCGCCCGAGCTGGAACCGGCCCAGGTGCCGTTCCGTGCCGAGGGGCTGCCGACCCGGGCTGAAGGCGTGGATACGGTCTACGGCCTGGAGGTCAACGGCCGCACCGCGTGGATCTCGGCGGTGTCGATGGGCAACCCGCATGCGGTGCAGGTGGTGGACGACGTCGAGGACTTCCCCGTGCTGCAGGACGGGCCGGTGATCGAGCAGCACGCCACCTTCCCCAACCGCGTCAATGCCGGCTTCATGCAGGTGCAGGACCGCAACACCATTCGCCTGCGCGTCTACGAGCGCGGCGCCGGCGAGACGCTGGCCTGCGGCACCGGCGCCTGCGCAGCGGTGGTCGCCGGCATCCGGCGCGGCCTGCTGGACTCGCCGGTCAAGGTGCATACGCATGGCGGCGACCTGACCATTGCCTGGGACGGCGGCACCGAACCGGTGCGCATGACCGGCCCGGCGACCACGGTGTTCGAAGGCACCATTGACCTGGCGGCCCTGCCGGCCTGA